TGAAAACAGGTGGAATTGCGTTGGCACTCTAGCGTGACTTGTCCACCCAAGGTTTCTACTGCTTTTTTTACCAGGGGCAACCCCAAACCTGTTCCCCCTTGATGGTAGCGATCCAATGCAACAACTCGATGGAATTTCTCAAAAATACGAGGCATCTCTTCCGCAGGAATTTGGATGCCCGTATTGATTACTTTAATGAAAAGCGAGGAATCCGTTG
This portion of the Thermostichus vulcanus str. 'Rupite' genome encodes:
- a CDS encoding ATP-binding protein — its product is MISSFLALVILDHHKSRRAEQIQVVVYPTDSSLFIKVINTGIQIPAEEMPRIFEKFHRVVALDRYHQGGTGLGLPLVKKAVETLGGQVTLECQRNSTCFQIELPWDPFHSLEKALPGDPLALDRSSSQ